One segment of Thermodesulfovibrio sp. 3907-1M DNA contains the following:
- a CDS encoding universal stress protein: protein MYEKIVYPIKFEEFSMDILKCLLNFKKVGTKEIILIHIIDVSKIPMEKYAGYDLDFVKTLSEIAEKKMEEALELISESGLSSKKFITVGVPYREILKVAEQEKVSLIVSGRQRKGILGEIFIGSNTDKIIRYGNVPVYVPKYPACFSGNTAACKRYCENPFRKILYPTDWSDCAESAIEYISGLKNLIEEVVVAHIMDEKSMKLQSVEKIKEFERMDREKLENVKLKLEREGFRVKTHLYIGKPSAEIIKLAKQEDVTCIVMGAHGKGFIEGILWGSVSRNIVEYSDRSVLVVKGGVC, encoded by the coding sequence ATGTATGAAAAAATAGTTTATCCAATTAAGTTTGAAGAATTTTCAATGGATATTTTGAAATGCCTTTTAAATTTTAAAAAAGTCGGCACAAAAGAGATAATTCTCATTCATATTATTGATGTATCAAAAATTCCAATGGAAAAATACGCTGGATATGACCTTGATTTTGTGAAAACCCTTTCTGAAATAGCTGAAAAGAAAATGGAAGAAGCCCTTGAACTGATATCAGAATCAGGTCTTTCATCAAAAAAATTTATAACTGTTGGAGTTCCCTACAGAGAGATTCTAAAGGTTGCTGAGCAGGAAAAGGTTTCATTGATTGTTTCAGGGAGACAGAGAAAAGGGATTCTTGGCGAGATATTTATTGGCTCAAATACAGATAAAATAATTCGTTATGGAAATGTACCAGTTTATGTTCCTAAATATCCTGCCTGCTTCAGTGGCAATACTGCAGCCTGTAAACGCTATTGTGAAAATCCTTTTAGAAAAATTCTTTATCCTACAGATTGGTCAGACTGCGCTGAAAGTGCGATTGAATACATTTCTGGATTAAAAAATCTGATTGAAGAAGTTGTGGTAGCACATATTATGGATGAAAAATCCATGAAACTTCAGTCTGTGGAGAAAATTAAGGAATTTGAAAGAATGGATAGAGAAAAGCTTGAAAATGTAAAATTAAAACTGGAAAGGGAAGGCTTTAGAGTAAAAACCCATCTTTACATTGGAAAACCATCAGCAGAGATTATAAAGTTGGCAAAACAAGAGGATGTAACCTGTATTGTAATGGGAGCTCACGGAAAAGGATTTATTGAAGGAATTTTATGGGGTTCTGTTTCAAGAAATATTGTAGAATACAGTGACAGGTCTGTTCTTGTAGTAAAAGGAGGAGTCTGTTAA
- a CDS encoding phenylacetate--CoA ligase: MFNPQQETLPRQEIEKIQLAGLRKTLKYLKNSKSKLKEKYKHIEPEDIRSLDDLKLLPFTTKDELRDCYPFEHIAAQLVDCARMHMSSGTTGVPVINAMTKGDIAQWGEIMARCLACAGLTEKDRLQIMPSFGLFNGGFGFHYGAERLGCFIVPAGAGRSLMQLKLIKELEVTAIGAIASYPARLIEVARESGFDFKETKLRVAILGAETWSDEYRRRIEEEMNIKTFDIIGLTETGGVGLGIDCPARAGIHVWEDHYIVEIIDPETGEPVSAGQEGEMVITTLTREGLPLLRYRTRDISSILSYEKCDCGRTHLRVSRIRGRTDDMLKVKGVNFYPSQVEQILLKYKGLSPYYQLVIETVKGKDEMTIIVEKADNGITQKELEHLDLELYDFLGFHSKIQVVPEGTIQRVPGKAVRIVDKRKKI, encoded by the coding sequence ATGTTCAATCCTCAGCAGGAAACTCTTCCAAGACAGGAGATTGAAAAAATTCAGCTTGCAGGATTAAGAAAAACATTAAAATATCTTAAAAATTCAAAATCAAAACTTAAAGAAAAATATAAACACATTGAGCCGGAAGACATCCGCAGTCTTGACGATTTAAAACTTCTGCCCTTTACAACAAAGGATGAGCTCAGAGATTGCTATCCCTTTGAACATATTGCTGCCCAGCTGGTAGATTGTGCAAGGATGCACATGAGTTCGGGCACAACTGGAGTTCCTGTTATTAATGCAATGACAAAAGGAGACATTGCTCAATGGGGTGAGATAATGGCAAGATGCCTTGCCTGTGCAGGACTTACAGAAAAAGACAGACTTCAGATAATGCCTTCATTCGGACTTTTTAATGGCGGATTTGGTTTTCACTATGGTGCCGAGCGTCTTGGCTGCTTTATAGTTCCAGCAGGTGCAGGAAGGTCACTTATGCAACTTAAACTTATTAAAGAGCTTGAAGTAACGGCAATAGGAGCAATTGCATCCTATCCTGCAAGGTTAATTGAGGTTGCCCGTGAGAGTGGGTTTGATTTTAAAGAAACCAAATTGAGAGTTGCCATACTTGGCGCTGAAACATGGTCAGATGAATACAGACGAAGAATTGAAGAAGAAATGAATATAAAGACTTTTGATATAATCGGACTTACAGAAACAGGTGGAGTCGGGCTTGGAATAGACTGTCCTGCAAGAGCAGGCATTCATGTATGGGAAGACCATTACATAGTTGAGATAATAGATCCTGAAACAGGTGAACCCGTATCAGCAGGACAGGAAGGAGAGATGGTCATAACAACTCTTACCCGTGAAGGGTTACCACTTCTCAGGTATAGGACAAGAGATATATCAAGCATTTTATCCTATGAAAAATGTGATTGTGGTAGAACTCATCTTCGTGTAAGCAGAATTCGTGGAAGAACTGATGATATGCTGAAAGTTAAGGGAGTTAATTTTTATCCTTCACAGGTTGAGCAGATTTTGCTTAAATATAAAGGGCTCTCTCCTTATTATCAGCTTGTAATAGAAACAGTTAAAGGCAAAGATGAGATGACAATTATCGTAGAAAAGGCTGACAATGGAATTACTCAAAAAGAGCTTGAGCATCTTGATCTTGAACTTTATGACTTTTTAGGATTTCACAGCAAAATTCAGGTTGTGCCAGAAGGAACAATTCAGAGAGTCCCCGGCAAGGCAGTAAGAATTGTGGACAAAAGAAAGAAAATTTAA
- a CDS encoding 2-oxoacid:acceptor oxidoreductase family protein: MKLVIVGKGGQGVIFFSRMIAHAAIKKGFSVRSTEIKGMAKKGGTVEIQMKINEGMSGVVRRGTAQMVVLLSEDLLYYAKTFGDRVFTFTREEIDNALNSVSARYVNTFLLGVFVKKTDFFKCEDFINILDEENKKSFIKGCEYVQSSAGNSSKTGD; the protein is encoded by the coding sequence ATGAAACTGGTCATAGTTGGTAAAGGTGGACAGGGCGTAATATTTTTTTCAAGGATGATTGCCCATGCTGCAATCAAAAAGGGATTTTCTGTTCGCTCAACAGAAATCAAAGGAATGGCTAAAAAAGGTGGCACTGTTGAGATTCAGATGAAAATTAATGAAGGAATGAGCGGAGTTGTTCGCAGAGGCACTGCTCAGATGGTTGTTCTTTTAAGTGAGGATTTGTTGTATTATGCAAAAACCTTTGGTGACAGAGTTTTTACATTTACCAGAGAAGAAATTGATAATGCATTGAATTCTGTATCGGCGCGTTATGTAAATACTTTTTTGCTTGGAGTATTTGTTAAGAAGACAGATTTTTTTAAATGTGAAGATTTTATCAATATCCTTGATGAGGAAAATAAAAAATCTTTCATAAAGGGGTGTGAATATGTTCAATCCTCAGCAGGAAACTCTTCCAAGACAGGAGATTGA
- a CDS encoding thiamine pyrophosphate-dependent enzyme, whose protein sequence is MSKLYLSGNQAIAYGLIHAGVRFITGYPGTPSSEIIPAAQDIVKSSALKAYVDWAINEKVAYEVAYGACLANIKSAVTMKQVGLNVAMDPFMNSAYVGTVAGFVVISVDDPGPHSSQTEQDSRFMAMAAKIPALDPSTVEEAYDFAKKAIELSEKYSIPVMLRSTTRVSHGRAVVEVDDVAPEDIIKPHFKSSKDWAKQLSRFAATPKQRLELHRILNKKIEKIAEQNKPKFFFSGDILILSSGVVFAYLYELIEEYGLHDKVTLSKFDMPYPLSKNIINFKEKFSRVISVEETYPVIELQLDTEGRRNGLVPREGELTPEVCEEILEKIDLIKRTKTFNVLPLKRPSLCPGCAHRIALFAVKKVFGKKTIYAGDIGCYTLALNFNVTDTVLNMGASVSFGFAFSKTFALGQKEQEVVAIIGDSTFFHSGIPPLIDAVHYRVPFLVVILDNKSVAMTGNQKTLSDEFSSSGQPVTPIVIENLVKGIGVNFVHVVDPYDFDLSVRTLKEAKNFLKKKEPAVIVFRHPCINTKEGLSANPKYNVQISKELCKGCRVCTVEFECPAIIFNEDEGKAEIDSAFCIGCGCCIHVCPTKAIALI, encoded by the coding sequence ATGTCAAAGCTGTATCTTTCTGGTAATCAGGCAATTGCTTATGGATTAATTCATGCTGGAGTAAGGTTTATTACCGGATATCCTGGAACTCCTTCAAGCGAGATTATTCCTGCAGCTCAGGATATTGTCAAATCCAGCGCACTTAAAGCCTATGTTGACTGGGCTATTAATGAAAAGGTAGCCTATGAGGTAGCCTACGGAGCCTGCCTTGCCAATATAAAGAGCGCTGTGACAATGAAGCAGGTTGGGTTGAATGTGGCAATGGATCCTTTTATGAATTCTGCCTATGTAGGAACAGTAGCAGGATTTGTAGTAATAAGTGTTGACGATCCCGGTCCTCATTCATCGCAAACAGAGCAGGATAGTCGCTTTATGGCAATGGCTGCAAAGATTCCAGCTTTAGATCCTTCAACTGTAGAAGAAGCTTATGATTTTGCAAAGAAAGCCATTGAGTTAAGCGAAAAATACAGCATACCAGTCATGCTCCGGAGCACCACAAGGGTTTCTCATGGAAGAGCAGTTGTTGAAGTTGATGATGTAGCACCTGAAGATATCATAAAGCCTCATTTTAAGTCTTCAAAAGATTGGGCTAAACAATTAAGCAGGTTTGCAGCAACTCCAAAACAACGCCTTGAACTACATAGGATTTTAAACAAAAAGATTGAAAAAATTGCTGAACAGAATAAGCCGAAATTCTTTTTTAGTGGAGACATTCTCATTCTTTCAAGTGGTGTTGTATTTGCATATCTTTATGAGCTCATTGAAGAATACGGTTTACATGACAAAGTTACTCTTTCTAAATTTGACATGCCCTATCCTTTATCAAAGAACATAATTAATTTTAAAGAGAAGTTCAGCCGGGTAATCTCTGTTGAAGAAACCTATCCTGTTATAGAGCTACAGCTTGATACAGAGGGAAGAAGAAATGGTTTAGTTCCCAGAGAAGGAGAGCTTACACCAGAGGTTTGTGAGGAAATTCTTGAAAAAATTGATTTGATTAAAAGGACAAAAACATTCAATGTCCTTCCGCTTAAGAGACCTTCCCTTTGTCCTGGATGTGCTCACAGAATAGCTCTTTTTGCAGTTAAGAAGGTATTTGGTAAAAAGACAATATACGCTGGTGATATAGGTTGCTATACTCTTGCCCTCAATTTTAATGTTACTGACACGGTTCTCAATATGGGTGCGAGTGTTTCTTTTGGTTTTGCCTTCAGTAAAACTTTTGCGCTGGGGCAGAAAGAGCAGGAAGTTGTTGCAATAATTGGAGATTCAACATTTTTTCACTCAGGAATTCCTCCTTTGATTGATGCTGTTCATTATAGAGTGCCTTTTTTAGTTGTGATTCTTGATAACAAAAGCGTTGCAATGACAGGAAATCAGAAAACCCTCTCTGATGAATTCAGCTCTTCAGGGCAGCCTGTAACACCAATTGTTATTGAAAATCTTGTAAAAGGTATAGGAGTTAACTTTGTTCACGTTGTGGATCCCTATGATTTTGATCTTTCAGTAAGAACTCTTAAGGAGGCAAAAAATTTTCTTAAGAAAAAAGAGCCTGCAGTTATTGTATTCAGACATCCATGTATTAATACAAAGGAAGGACTTAGTGCTAATCCAAAGTATAATGTTCAGATTTCAAAGGAACTCTGTAAAGGATGTAGAGTTTGCACCGTAGAATTTGAATGTCCTGCAATAATTTTTAATGAAGATGAAGGTAAAGCAGAGATTGATAGTGCCTTTTGTATAGGTTGTGGATGCTGTATTCATGTATGCCCTACAAAGGCAATTGCTCTGATATAA
- the trpC gene encoding indole-3-glycerol phosphate synthase TrpC, with the protein MIDILNKIVEAKKIRVSELKKIKSIEEIKKQAQSIKTLSRFYSAIKRLPNEPIKLIAEIKKASPIKGPLKEYDVLKMADLYVSAGADAISVITEEDFFLGSPEFLIKIKENYPHVPVLRKDFIFDEYQIYESKLLKADAILLIACILSKQQCKNLYELAKSLQMDVLFEVHNEEDLEKAFFAGVNIIGINNRNLKTMEIDLNTTLRLKNLIAEDKVIVSESGISERAHVDKIKNGIDAILVGTSIVLSDNPVEKIKELLLNNKVNFSYYI; encoded by the coding sequence ATGATTGATATTTTAAATAAAATAGTTGAAGCTAAAAAAATAAGAGTAAGTGAGCTAAAGAAAATTAAATCCATTGAAGAAATAAAAAAGCAGGCACAGAGCATTAAAACTCTATCCCGATTTTATAGTGCCATAAAAAGACTACCCAATGAGCCAATCAAGCTTATTGCAGAGATAAAAAAAGCCTCTCCTATTAAAGGACCCCTTAAAGAGTATGATGTCTTAAAAATGGCTGATTTATATGTATCTGCTGGTGCTGATGCTATTTCAGTGATAACAGAAGAAGATTTTTTCCTTGGGAGTCCAGAATTTTTAATAAAGATAAAAGAAAACTATCCTCATGTTCCGGTGTTGAGAAAGGACTTTATTTTTGATGAATACCAAATATATGAATCAAAGTTGCTCAAAGCAGATGCTATTCTCTTAATTGCCTGCATTTTGAGTAAACAGCAGTGTAAAAATCTCTATGAACTGGCAAAGTCTCTTCAAATGGATGTTTTATTTGAGGTTCATAATGAAGAAGATTTAGAAAAAGCTTTTTTTGCAGGAGTTAATATAATAGGAATAAACAACAGAAATCTTAAAACAATGGAGATTGACCTTAATACAACTTTAAGGCTTAAAAATTTAATTGCCGAGGATAAAGTTATAGTCAGTGAGTCTGGAATTTCTGAAAGAGCTCATGTTGACAAAATTAAAAATGGAATAGATGCCATACTGGTGGGAACATCAATAGTTTTGAGCGATAATCCTGTAGAAAAGATAAAAGAGCTTTTATTGAATAATAAAGTTAATTTTTCTTATTATATATAA
- a CDS encoding EscU/YscU/HrcU family type III secretion system export apparatus switch protein, with amino-acid sequence MKEENRKAVALKYEKERDSAPRVVAKGRGWIAEKIIELARYHGVPLKEDETLVEVLSKLDLYEEIPVELYKAVAEILVFVYQIKGKIK; translated from the coding sequence ATGAAAGAAGAAAACAGAAAGGCAGTTGCGTTAAAATATGAAAAAGAAAGGGATTCTGCACCAAGGGTTGTAGCAAAGGGAAGAGGCTGGATTGCTGAAAAAATTATAGAGCTTGCAAGATATCATGGAGTACCACTTAAGGAAGATGAAACTCTTGTAGAGGTTCTTTCAAAGCTTGACCTTTACGAGGAGATTCCTGTGGAATTATACAAAGCGGTAGCTGAGATTCTGGTTTTTGTTTATCAGATTAAGGGAAAGATTAAATGA
- the serS gene encoding serine--tRNA ligase has product MLDIKFLRENPEKVKEALQKRGYEIDFDKFLSLEEERLKLLREIENKRAIRNSVSQEIAKLKKSASDTARMEALILEMRQLGEELNDIENKLRGIEEQVQNFLLYIPNIPHHTVPVGKDETENVEIRRWGKPPEFDFEPLNHWDIGEILGIIDFERAGKIAGSRFAVMRGLGAKLERALINFMLDLHTTKGYVEVFPPLLVNRASMTGTGQLPKFEEDLFKIGEPEFYLIPTAEVPVTNLHREEILSEDDLPIYYVSYTPCFRREAGSHGKDVRGLIRQHQFNKVELVKFVKPEDSYDELESLTRDAEEVLKKLGLAYRVVALCSGDLGFASAKTYDIEVWLPGQKRYREISSCSNFEDFQARRANIRFRRRGKKGTEFVHTLNGSGLAIGRTVVAILENYQQKDGSVKVPEALIPYMGVDVIR; this is encoded by the coding sequence ATGCTTGATATAAAATTTTTGAGAGAAAATCCAGAGAAAGTAAAAGAGGCACTTCAAAAAAGAGGTTATGAAATTGATTTCGATAAATTCTTATCCCTGGAAGAAGAAAGGCTAAAACTCTTAAGAGAGATTGAGAATAAAAGAGCCATAAGAAATTCCGTATCTCAGGAGATTGCAAAATTAAAGAAATCCGCCAGCGACACAGCAAGGATGGAAGCCCTTATCCTTGAGATGCGTCAATTAGGAGAAGAATTGAATGATATTGAAAATAAACTTAGAGGGATTGAGGAGCAGGTGCAGAACTTTCTTCTTTATATCCCAAATATTCCTCATCATACAGTCCCTGTTGGTAAGGATGAAACGGAAAATGTTGAGATAAGAAGATGGGGTAAGCCACCAGAATTTGATTTTGAACCACTTAATCACTGGGATATTGGAGAGATTCTTGGAATAATTGATTTTGAGCGTGCTGGTAAAATTGCAGGGAGCAGATTTGCTGTAATGAGAGGTCTTGGTGCTAAGCTTGAGCGCGCACTTATTAATTTTATGCTTGATTTACATACCACCAAAGGATATGTTGAAGTCTTTCCTCCGCTTCTTGTAAACAGAGCATCCATGACAGGAACTGGACAGCTTCCAAAGTTTGAAGAGGATTTATTTAAAATCGGTGAGCCAGAGTTCTATCTTATACCAACTGCAGAGGTCCCTGTAACAAATCTTCACAGAGAAGAGATTCTCTCAGAGGATGACTTGCCCATTTATTATGTTTCCTATACTCCGTGTTTTCGTCGGGAAGCAGGTTCTCATGGAAAGGATGTTCGCGGGCTTATAAGACAGCATCAGTTTAATAAGGTGGAGCTTGTTAAATTTGTAAAACCAGAGGACTCCTATGATGAATTAGAATCTCTTACACGGGATGCGGAAGAGGTTCTCAAGAAGCTTGGACTTGCATACAGGGTTGTTGCACTATGTAGTGGAGACCTTGGTTTTGCCTCAGCAAAAACCTATGATATAGAAGTCTGGCTTCCAGGACAGAAGCGTTACAGAGAGATAAGCTCCTGTTCTAATTTTGAGGATTTTCAGGCAAGAAGAGCAAATATAAGATTTCGTAGAAGAGGGAAAAAAGGAACAGAGTTTGTTCATACATTGAATGGTTCCGGACTGGCAATTGGAAGAACAGTTGTTGCCATCCTTGAAAATTATCAGCAGAAAGACGGCTCAGTTAAAGTTCCTGAGGCTTTAATACCCTATATGGGTGTTGATGTAATAAGATGA
- the gyrB gene encoding DNA topoisomerase (ATP-hydrolyzing) subunit B — protein MNKEETYRVEDIKILKGLEGVRARPAMYIGSTGIEGLHHLVYEVVDNSVDEALAGFCNKIEVYLHKDGSCTVSDNGRGIPIGTHPEDPEGRTALEIVLTELHAGGKFESKAYKVSGGLHGVGLSVVNALSEELEVEVKREGKVVRQKYCRGIPQESPKVVDQTTATGTKIRFKPDPEIFEVTEFSREILAERFKELAYLNKGLKIILTDERNGYSEEFIKEGGIVSFVEDLNRNKKPLHPKPIYISGEKDRIIVEIAIQYNSGFSEEILTFVNNINTKEGGTHLVGFKSALTRTINTYALQNGLLKEGKESLSGEDVREGIVAVISVKIPEPQFEGQTKMKLGNSEVKGIVETIVNEKLSRWLEENPNYARKIVEKAKEAARAREAAKKAKELTRRKGILEDTSLPGKLADCTEKDPSQAELFIVEGDSAGGSAKQARDRRTQAVLPLRGKILNVEKARIDKMLTSEEIKTLITAIGGGIGKENFEPENIRYHKIILMTDADVDGAHIRTLLLTFFYRQMLPLIEKGWLFIAQPPLYRIKRGKWEKYIQTEEEMNEFLMDIAVDELSLIVQTDLETKKNFLRLLFDYGRVLEDFERKGFAPSYIEQMLRTPEEQTRISELKDFILLKNIFEKLQSIQEIKEDKNYVIQIKNEVVKTPSLWELYSKIMDSVKKGLTIQRYKGLGEMNPEQLWETTMDPEKRTLLQVTVEDAQKANEIFTILMGDDVEPRKEFIVKHALEAKNLDI, from the coding sequence GTGAATAAAGAAGAAACCTACAGGGTTGAAGACATAAAAATTCTTAAGGGGCTTGAAGGTGTAAGAGCCCGTCCTGCAATGTATATTGGCTCTACTGGAATTGAAGGATTACATCATCTTGTTTATGAAGTGGTGGACAATAGTGTGGATGAGGCTTTAGCAGGATTCTGTAATAAAATTGAAGTTTACCTGCATAAAGATGGAAGTTGTACTGTAAGTGATAATGGTAGAGGTATTCCAATAGGAACTCATCCTGAAGATCCTGAAGGTAGAACTGCTCTTGAGATTGTTCTTACAGAGCTTCATGCAGGTGGTAAGTTTGAATCCAAGGCTTACAAGGTTTCAGGTGGACTTCATGGAGTAGGATTAAGTGTTGTTAATGCCCTTTCTGAGGAACTTGAGGTTGAAGTAAAAAGAGAAGGTAAAGTAGTAAGGCAGAAGTATTGTCGTGGAATACCTCAGGAAAGCCCCAAAGTTGTGGATCAAACAACAGCCACAGGCACTAAAATAAGATTTAAACCTGATCCTGAAATATTTGAAGTTACAGAGTTTTCAAGAGAGATTCTTGCTGAGAGATTTAAGGAACTGGCTTATTTAAACAAAGGATTGAAAATTATTCTTACAGATGAAAGGAATGGCTACTCTGAGGAATTCATAAAAGAAGGTGGAATAGTTTCTTTTGTTGAAGATTTAAACAGAAATAAAAAGCCTTTACATCCCAAGCCAATATATATTTCAGGTGAAAAAGACAGAATTATTGTTGAAATCGCCATTCAATACAATTCAGGTTTTTCAGAGGAAATTCTTACCTTTGTCAATAACATTAATACAAAAGAAGGTGGCACTCATTTAGTAGGTTTTAAATCTGCTCTTACAAGAACAATAAATACTTATGCTCTACAGAATGGACTTTTAAAAGAAGGCAAAGAGTCTCTTTCCGGTGAGGATGTAAGAGAAGGTATTGTTGCTGTAATAAGTGTGAAGATTCCAGAGCCTCAGTTTGAAGGGCAGACAAAAATGAAGCTTGGCAACAGCGAGGTAAAAGGAATTGTAGAAACAATAGTTAATGAAAAACTCAGTAGATGGCTTGAGGAAAATCCTAATTATGCAAGGAAAATCGTTGAAAAAGCAAAAGAGGCTGCCCGTGCCCGTGAAGCAGCTAAAAAAGCAAAAGAACTTACGCGCAGAAAAGGTATACTTGAAGATACATCGCTTCCAGGAAAACTTGCTGACTGCACTGAAAAGGACCCTTCTCAAGCAGAACTCTTTATTGTTGAGGGTGACAGTGCAGGTGGTTCGGCAAAGCAAGCAAGGGACAGAAGAACTCAGGCAGTGCTTCCACTGAGAGGTAAGATTTTAAATGTAGAAAAGGCAAGAATTGACAAAATGTTGACCTCTGAAGAGATAAAAACTCTTATCACCGCAATTGGAGGAGGTATTGGAAAAGAAAACTTTGAGCCTGAAAACATCAGGTACCATAAAATAATTCTTATGACAGATGCTGATGTTGATGGAGCTCATATAAGAACCCTTCTTTTAACATTTTTTTACAGGCAGATGCTTCCCTTGATTGAAAAAGGCTGGCTTTTCATTGCTCAACCACCACTTTATAGAATAAAGAGAGGTAAATGGGAGAAATATATTCAAACAGAGGAGGAAATGAATGAGTTTTTGATGGATATTGCGGTTGATGAGCTCTCATTAATTGTTCAAACAGATTTAGAAACAAAGAAGAATTTTCTTAGATTACTTTTTGATTATGGAAGGGTTCTTGAAGATTTTGAAAGAAAAGGTTTTGCACCATCTTATATTGAGCAGATGCTCAGGACTCCTGAAGAGCAAACCAGAATTTCCGAGTTAAAGGATTTTATCCTTCTTAAGAACATCTTTGAAAAACTTCAATCAATCCAGGAAATAAAAGAAGATAAAAATTATGTCATTCAGATTAAAAATGAAGTGGTAAAAACACCATCTCTATGGGAGCTTTACAGTAAAATTATGGATTCTGTAAAAAAGGGGCTTACAATTCAGAGATATAAAGGACTTGGTGAAATGAATCCAGAACAGCTATGGGAAACCACGATGGATCCTGAGAAAAGAACTCTGCTGCAGGTTACAGTTGAGGATGCTCAAAAGGCAAATGAGATATTTACCATACTTATGGGAGATGATGTTGAACCAAGAAAGGAATTTATTGTAAAACATGCTCTTGAAGCAAAAAATCTTGACATTTAG
- the dnaN gene encoding DNA polymerase III subunit beta, with protein MHVKLKKQKIQDSLSKIQSIVEKKSIMPVLNHFLMDVTESSVSILATDLETAVKLPLEAEIFESGKTCIPARKFYEIVKELDDNFEIKLSEGWLKIRSGRTNVRLAALDASEFPVWPQIGQALQINLSRDLLLTAIDKTLYASGEADARYVLNALLFEIKDGQLHVVGTDGHRLAHFKAPLNLASEERKVILSKKSLNELKKFLSGTENVSLQIGKTHVMIEMDGISFLTRMIEGNYPNYEAVIPKAFDKQAIVDRELLIASLKRVSVLSRERQNAVKTEWSEDLVVISASDPEIGEAQDELSIDYQGEPVCVGFNAKYLMDALERITSDKAKIMMTEPEKAVYITDAHDTSFVYECVVMPLRL; from the coding sequence ATGCATGTAAAACTGAAAAAACAAAAGATACAGGATAGTCTTTCAAAAATTCAAAGCATTGTTGAAAAAAAGAGCATTATGCCTGTACTGAATCATTTTCTTATGGATGTTACAGAAAGTTCTGTATCTATTTTAGCTACTGATCTTGAAACCGCTGTAAAACTACCACTGGAAGCAGAGATCTTTGAATCTGGTAAGACCTGTATACCTGCAAGAAAATTTTATGAAATTGTAAAAGAACTTGATGATAACTTTGAGATTAAACTTTCAGAGGGATGGCTTAAAATTCGGTCTGGAAGAACAAATGTGAGACTTGCCGCTTTAGATGCTTCTGAGTTTCCTGTTTGGCCTCAGATTGGACAAGCTTTGCAGATTAATTTATCAAGAGATCTTCTTCTTACGGCAATAGATAAGACCCTTTATGCTTCTGGAGAAGCTGATGCAAGATATGTTTTAAATGCTCTTCTTTTTGAAATAAAAGATGGACAACTTCATGTAGTTGGTACAGATGGACATAGACTTGCTCATTTTAAGGCACCACTTAATTTAGCATCAGAAGAAAGAAAAGTTATCTTATCAAAAAAATCTTTAAATGAATTAAAAAAATTCTTATCCGGTACTGAAAATGTTTCACTTCAAATTGGCAAGACCCATGTGATGATAGAAATGGATGGAATAAGTTTTCTTACCCGTATGATAGAAGGTAATTATCCAAACTATGAAGCAGTTATTCCAAAAGCCTTTGATAAACAGGCAATTGTTGACAGAGAATTGTTGATAGCATCATTAAAAAGAGTTTCTGTTCTAAGCAGAGAAAGACAGAATGCTGTAAAAACAGAATGGAGTGAGGATTTAGTTGTTATTTCTGCATCAGACCCTGAAATTGGAGAGGCTCAGGATGAGCTTAGCATTGATTATCAGGGAGAACCCGTGTGTGTTGGCTTTAATGCAAAGTATTTAATGGACGCTCTTGAGCGCATAACATCAGATAAAGCAAAGATTATGATGACCGAGCCAGAAAAAGCTGTGTATATAACAGATGCTCACGATACTTCCTTTGTTTATGAATGCGTTGTTATGCCTTTAAGACTTTAA